GGCCTTCAACCTCTTCGGTGACGGGCTGCGCGATATCCTGGACCCGCGCCATGGTTGAGCCCCTGCTGCGCCTGCGCGACCTGCGCGTCTCCTTCCCCTCCTCCAACGGCCCGGTAGAGGCGGTGCGCGGCGTCTCCTTCGATATCGGGCGGGAGAAAGTCGGCATCGTCGGCGAGAGCGGCTCCGGCAAATCCATGACCGGCCGCGCACTGCTGCGCCTGTCCCCCCGCGCCGCGACGGTGCGGGCGGCGGAGATGCGCCTCGGCGATATCGACCTGATGGCGGCTTCCGAGCGCAAGCTGCGCACCATCCGCGGCGGCCGTATCTCGATGATCCTGCAGGACCCGAAATACTCGCTGAACCCGTTGATGCGCGTCGGCGCGCAGATCACGGAATCCTGCCGGCTGCACCAGAACGTCTCCAGGCGCGCGGCGCGGGACAAGGCCATGGCGATGCTGGAGGCCGTGCATATCCGCGACCCCGCCCGCGTCTATGACCTCTTCCCGCACGAGGTTTCCGGCGGGATGGGCCAGCGCATCATGATCGCCATGATGCTGGTGACGGAACCCGACCTGATCGTGGCGGATGAGCCGACCTCGGCGCTGGACGTGACGGTGCGGCGCCAGGTGCTCTCGGTGCTGGATGAACTGGTGACGCGGCGCGGCGCCGGCCTTGTCTTCATCAGCCATGACCTCAACCTCGTCGCCGAGTTCTGCGACCGGGTGCTGGTGATGTATGCGGGGCGCGTGGTGGAGGAGCTGTACGCCTCCGCGCTGCACGAGGCGCGGCACCCCTATACCCAGGCGCTGCTGCGCAGCCTGCCGCGGCTGGAGGAACCGGCGGAGCTTCTCGCCGTGCCGACACGCGATCCATCCTGGCGTGACGGACCCACCTACCGCTTCGGGGAGCTGGCGGCATGAGCGGCATTACTCCCGCCATCGAGGCGGTGAACCTCAATATCAGCTTCGGCCACGGCGCGCGTACCACCCGCGCGGTGCGCGATGTCTCCTTCCGGGTAGGACAGGGCGAGGCTTTCGGGCTGATCGGTGAATCCGGTTCCGGCAAGTCCACGGTGCTGCGGGCTCTTTCCGGCCTCAACGAGCAGTATGAGGGCGCGCTGCTGCTGCATGGCCAGGAATTGCCGCATCGGCGCGACAAGCCCTTCTTCCGCCGCACGCAGATGGTGTTCCAGGACCCTTATGGTTCCCTGCATCCGCGCAAGATGGTCAACAAGGTGCTGCTGGAGCCATTGACCATCCATGGCCTGGACCGCCCGCAGCAGCGGGTGGACGAGGCGCTGACGGCGGTGGGGCTCGGCCCCGCCTTCCGCTACCGCTATCCGCATGAGCTCTCCGGCGGCCAGCGCCAGCGCGTCGCCATTGCCCGCTGCCTGATCCTGGAGCCCAAGATCCTGCTGCTGGATGAGCCGACCAGCGCGCTCGACGTCTCGGTGCAGGCGGAGATCCTGAACCTGCTCGCGCGGCTGCGGCAGGAGAGGAACCTGACCTACATCATGGTCAGCCATGACCTCGCGGTGGTGGCGCATCTCTGCGGCCGTGTCGCGATCATGAGCCAGGGTGAGATCGTCGAGGAACTCTCCGTCGCGGATCTGCGCGCCGGACGCGCCGAGCACCCCTATAGCCAGACCCTGCTGGCGGCCAGCCGCAGCCAGCGCCCCGCCGCCTGACCCCGCCCGCAGACAGATGAGTCCGATGAGCGAAACCGAGACCCGCCTTGACGCCCTGCTGGCCGCGCCCGCGGCCAGCGGACCTTCCTACGCGGCCGATGGGCGGCTGTATTTCCTCTGCGATGCCGGTGGCTCGGCCCAGGTCTGGGAGCTTCCGGCCGATGGCGGCGCGGCGCGGCCCCGGAGCGAGCACCGGGATGCCGTTTCCTTCGTCGCTGGCAGCCCCGTGGATGGCGGCGCCGTCTTCGGCCGCGACCACGCGGGCGACGAGCGCATCCAGTTCTACCACCTGCCGCCGGAGGGCGCGCCCCGGGCCCTGACGGCGGACCCCGCGACCATCCATGCCTGGGGCGCCTTCTCCCCGGACGGGACGCGGCTGGCCTGCACCGCCAATGGCCGCGACCCCGCCCATGCCGATCCCTGCGTGATCGACATCGCCACGGGCGCCGTCACCCGGCTGCTGGAGGTGGAAGGCCCGCATGAGCTGCCCGGCTGGTATCCGGATGGCAGCGCCGTCATCCTCTCCACCGCCCCCCGCACCTTCGAGAGCAGCCTGATCGGTGTCGATGCCGCCACGGGCGCGGCGACGGACCTCACGCCGCATGAGGGCGACCGGCGGCACATGAACTCGCGCTGGCGACGGGACGGCCAGGGCTTCTGGCTGCTCTGCGACCAGGGCTCGGACTTCCTGGGGGTCGCCTTCCTGGAGCCGGGCGGCGCGCTGCGCTTCCTCTTCGCGCCGGATGCCGATGTGGAGAAGCTGGAGGTCTCGCCCGACCAGTCCCGCCTCGCCGTGGTGGTGAACGAGGCCGGCTATTCTCGCCTGTATCTGCTGGATGCCGGGACGGGCGCCGTGCTGGCGGCCCCTGAGCATCCCCGCGGCGTCATCACGAAGCTGAGCTGGCGGCCGGATGGCTCCGGCCTGGCCTTCGACCTGGCCTGCCCGACGCGCCCTTCGACCCTCTGGCACTACCAGACCGGGGCGGAAGCGGCGGAACTGCTCTTCGCGGCCAGCGAGGCCCCGGCGGCGGTGCGGGACTGGCAGCTCATCTCCTTCCCCACCTTCGACGGGCGGGACCTGCCGGGCTTCCTGGCCCTGCCGGAAGGCGCGCCGCCGGCCGGTGGCTGGCCGGTACTGGTCTGGGTGCATGGCGGCCCGGCCATGCAGGCACTGCCCAACTGGCGGCCGGACCTGCAGACGGTCCTCTCCCTCGGCATCGCCGTGCTGGTGCCGAATGTCCGTGGCTCCACCGGCTATGGCCGCGACTATGCCGCGCTGGACGACCGCGAACTGCGGCTGGACAGCGTGCGCGACCTGGCGGCGGCACATGCCTGGCTGGGCGCGCAGGAGCGCTTCGACGCACGGCGCATCGCCATCATGGGCCAGAGCTATGGCGGCTGGATGGTGCTGGCCGCCGTGACCGAATACCCCGAGCTCTGGGCCGCCGGCATCGACTATTACGGCATCGCCCGCTGGAAGACCTTCTTCGAGCGCACGGGGCCCTGGCGCGTCGGCCACCGCGCCGCCGAATACGGCGACCCCCTGCGGGATGCCGAGCTGCTGGAGCGGCTCTCGCCGCTGCACAAGGCCAATGACATCCGGTGCCCGATGCTGGTGGCGCAGGGGCTGACCGACCCGCGCGTGCCGCCCCATGAAAGCGAGCAGATCGTCGAGGCGCTGCGGAACCGGAACGTGCCCGTGGAATACCTGACCTTCCCCGACGAAGGACACGGCTTCCTCAAGCGCGACAACCGCCGCCGGGTTTTTCTTGGTGTCGCCAGTTTCCTGGCGCAGCATCTCAGGCCGGAAGGCGCGACGTAACGCGCTATCAGGAGGACGATCATGGCCCAGCCCCGACACCAACGGCTGCCCGCGCCAAGGCGCGCGGGCCTCGTCGCCTCGGCTCTGGTGGCGGTGCTGCTGGCCTCCGGCATGGCGCGGGGCGCGACCCCCGGCAATGCGCTGGTGATGGCCTGGAACATCGACGCGATCAGCACCTTCGACCCTGCCCAGATCGCCGAGGTCGTGACCAACGAGATCTTCTCCAATACCTGCGACAGCCTTGCCGCCTTCGATCCGGCGGACGAGAAGAAGGTCATCCCCGCTCTCGCTGAGAGCTGGGATGTCTCGCCGGACGGGCTGAAGATCACCTTCCATCTGCGCGACAGGCTGCGCTTCCCCTCGGGGGAGGCCGCGACGGCGCGGGACCTGGCCTGGTCGATGCAGCGTGTCGTGAGGCTTGGCTTCGGCAATGCGGCGACGCTGACGGATTACGGCTTCACCAAGGAGAATGTGGAGCAGATGATCACCGCGCCGGACGACCGGACGCTGGTGATGAAGCTGGACAAGCCTTACCCGATCGGGCTGATCCTGCAGGCCGTCGCCGCCAACCGCGTCACGGCGCTGCTGGACCGCAAGACCATCATGGCCCATGAGGCCAATGGCGATCTCGGCAATAAATACCTGGCCACGCATACGGAATGCGTCGGCCCCTACCGCCTGCGCCAGTGGAATTCGGGCGATGTCGTGGTGCTGGAGGCCAACAGGGATTACTGGGGCCCGGCACCGAAGCTGCCCCGCGTCATCATCCGCCACGTCGCCGAGGCCGGCACCCAGCGCCTGCTGCTGGAGAAGGGCGATGTCGACATCGCCCGCAACCTGACGCCGGAGGATCTGCGCACGCTGGAGGATGCCAAGGGCATCACCCTGGCCCGCACGCGCAGGCCCACCATGTTCTACTGGGGCTTCAACAGCGCCGACCCGATCTTCGCCAGTGAGAAGGTGCGGCTGGCGATGCGCTATCTGGTGGATTACGACGCGCTGCAGAAGACCGTGATGGCCTATGACGGCGTGGCGCGCGCCAGCTTCGTGCCGCTCGGCTCCTTCGGCGCGCTGGACGAGAAGGAAGGCCAGCCCTTCAAGCTGGACACCAGCCGCGCGAAGCAGCTCCTGGCTGAGGCCGGCTACCCCGATGGGTTCGAAGCCTCGGTGATCATCGGCAGCAGCCCTTATGCCGCGCCCATCGCGCAGCACATCCAGGCCAATGCGGCCAAGGTGGGCGTGCGGCTCAGGCTGGAGCAGATGGCCAACGCGCAGCTCTTCGCCCGTCATCGCGGCCGGGAGTTCCAGAGCGCCATGCTGGGCTGGGGCGCCGGCATGCCGGATGCCCACGCGAACGCCTCACGCTTGATCTACAACCCCGACAACCGCCTTGAGGCCAAGCTGACGCAATTCCCTTCCTGGCGCGCCGCCTTCATGGATGAGGCCGCCAACAAGGTGGTGGAAGACGCGGTGATGGAGCGGGACGAGAGCCGGCGCGCGGCGATGTATGAGCAGTTGCAGCGCGACATGATGCAGCGGGGACCGGCGGTCTTCCTGTTCCAGACCATCTATGTCGCGGGGGTCCGCGACACCGTGCGGGACTGGACCTGGAACGGCTTCCAGACCTACTACGACCGCGCGGCCAAGAACTGACACGCGCTGTGCTCCGCTCCGGGCGCCGCAGCCAGGGTGCCCGGCCGGATGTCAGCCTGCCATGGTGATGGCCCTGATCCGGGTGGTCAGGGCTTCCATGGAGAATGGCTTGGTCAGCACATGCATGCCCTGCTCCAGGCGGTCGCTGCCGATCAGGGCATTCTCCGCATAGCCGGTGATGAAGAGGATTCTCAGGTCTGGCTGCTCGACCCGGGCGGCATCCGCCAGGTGCCGGCCGTTCATGCCGCCGGGCATGCCGACATCGGTGACCAGCAGGTCCACCCGTCCACTGGCCCGCAGCGCCCGCAGCCCCGAAGGCCCGTCATGGGCTTCCAGCGTGTGGTAGCCGAGATCCGCCAGGACTTCCGCGACCAGCATCCGCACCGCGGGCTCGTCATCGACCACCAGCACCGAGCCCCGCGCGGCGACATCCTCCCGGATGCGCGCGCCATCCCCGCCCAGCGCCGCATCCACCGTGCCGTGGTAGCGGGGCAGTTGCAGCGTGACCCGGGTGCCACGTTCCGGCCGGCTGTCGATCCGGATATGGCCGCCGGACTGCTGGATGAATCCATAGATCATCGAGAGGCCGAGCCCGGTGCCCTGGCCCAGCGGCTTGGTGGTGAAGAAGGGATCGAAGGCGCGGGCGATCACCTCGGGCGACATGCCCGTGCCGGTGTCGCTCACGCAGAGGGTGGCGTAATCGCCCGGGCCATTCTCATGGGACGCCCCGGTATCGGCAGAGGTAAGCGAGGCATGTCCCGTCCCGATCACCAGCCGCCCGCCGGCGGGCATGGCGTCGCGCGCATTGATGCAGAGGTTGAGCAGCGCATTCTCAAGCTGATGCGGGTCGCAGAGCGTTGGCCACAACGCGTCATGCAGATCCGTCACGATCTCGATCTCCGGCCCGATTGTGCTGCGGATCAGCTCGATCATGCCGTGGATCAGGTGGTTCAGGTCGGTCGGCTTCGGCTCAAGCGTCTGCCGCCGTGAGAATGCCAGCAATCGGTGCGTGAGGGCGGCCGCGCGCTCGGCACCCATCCGCGCCATGCCGATATACCGGTCGAGCTGCTCGGTCCGGCCCTGCGCCAGCCGGATCTGCAACAGGTCAAGGCTGCCGATGACGCCAGCCAGCATGTTGTTGAAGTCATGCGCGAGCCCGCCGGTGAGTTGCCCGACCGCTTCCATCTTCTGGGACTGGGCGAGGGCGGTGGCAATCCGGTGCCGCTCCTCCTCGGCCGCCTTCAGGGCGGCGGTGCGCTCCTGCACCCGGGCGTCCAGCAGTGTGGCAACGCGCTCGGCGGCGCCAACCCGTTCGGCGAGATACTCCCGCACCTGGCGTTGCCGCTGGCGGGCCCGCAGCGCGGTCCTGACGGCGCTGATCAGGCTCATGGCGTTCAGCGGGCGTTCCAGGAACAGCAGATTGCCGAGCCTGTCGGGCAGCTTCATCTCAGCCAGCTTCCGCCGCGCCGCGATGCCCGTCCGGGTCAGGATGATGAAGGGCAGGTCGGACCAGGGCGGCTGTTCCGCGATGCGGCGCGTCAGCTTCGTCAGATCCGCCCGGAACAGCGCCTCGTCCGCCATCAGCACCAGCCCCGCCCGGTCGTCCAGTGCGTCCTGCAGGCTGCCGAGGCTGGGATGGATGATGCTGTCGATCCCCTCGTCACCCAGCAGCCGGGCCGCGCCCCCGGCGTCCCGGCCGGTGGGCGTCAGGATCAGGACGGGGCCGGGATGTGGTGCCCGGAGCTGGTCAGGCACTCTGTGGACGCTCCTCCAGCAATGGCTCGGTCTGGCCGGCATAGCTTGGCGTGCCGGTCAGCACGCCATGAAAACCGGTCAGCGGCGCACCGATACGCAGACCGTTCTCGTCGATCCGCAACTCGCGGATGGAATCCTCGTGGCTGCCGCCGCGGTTCTTCAGCACCGAGAGCGCCTTCCGCACGCGCCCGCCGGCCTCGAAGAAGCGCACGAGCAGGACCGCATCGGCGATGTAACTGACATGAAGCGCACCGGTCATCGTGCCGATCATCCCGGGCTGGGAATTGATCAGCAGAGTCGCGACGCCCTGCTGGTTCAGATAAGAGAGGATCTCGTGCATTTGCAGCACGAGGTGCTTCTCCTGCGGCATGGCGGCTTCGTAACCGCTGAGGGAATCGATCACGATCAGCCGGGCCCCCATCACCTCCACCTCGTGCCGGATCATCCCCGAGAACTCACCGGGGGCGATTTCGGCCGGGTCGATCTGCCGCACCAGCAGAAGCCCCTGGTCGATATAGAGTTGCAGGTCCATGCCCTGGCGGGCGGCACGGGACAGCAGGGTGCCGATCCGCTCGTCGAACTCGAAGATCACGCTACGCTCGCCCCGGGCGCAGGCCGCCGCCACGTATTGCAGGGCCAGGGTGGTCTTGCCCGTGCCGGCCGGGCCATTGACCAGGGTGCAGGTGCCGCGCAGCGGACCGCCGCCGAGCAGCGCGTCCAGTTCGGGCAGCCCGCTGGGCAGGGGTTCGCCGGAGAAGGGCTTGTGGTGCTCGGCGGCGACCAGCCGGGGGAAGACCTCCAGCCCGCCATGCCGGATGGCCATGTCGTGGTAGCCGGCGCTGAAGGGGGCGCCACGCATCTTCTGGACCTGCAGCCGGCGCCGTGCCGCGCCGAATTCGAGCGTCAGCCGCTCCAGGGTGATGACGCCGTGGGAGATGCTGTGCAGTTGCAGATCCTGCTGGCCGCTGCCGCCGGTCAGGTCGTCGAGCAGCAGGACGGTCGTCTTGCGCCCGACGAAGAACTGCTTAAGGGACAGGATCTGGCGGCGGTAGCGCAGCGGGTCCTGCGCCAGCAGCCGCATCTCGGACAGGCTGTCGAAGACCACCCGGGTCGGCTTCACCCGTTCGATCTCATCGATGATCCGCTTGACCGTCTCCCCGAGCTCGACCTCCCAGGGGTGCAGCAGCGTCATCTCGCGGTCGGCGTTGAAGGCGACCTCGGCGGAGGCGAGTTCGAAGACGTTGATGCCATCGAGCGTCATGCCATGCGAGGCAACGACGGCGGACAGTTCTTCCTGGGTCTCGGAAAGGGTGATGTAGAGGCAGGGCTCCCCGGCCATCCGGGCGGCCTGCAGGAATTGCAGGGCGAGGGTGGTCTTGCCGGAACCTGGCGTGCCCTCGACCAGATAGAGCCGGTTGGGCGTCAGGCCACCGCCCAGGACATGATCAAGGCCGGAAATGCCCGTGGTGATGCGGGCAGGGCCAGGAGCCGCCGGCCCGGCCTGGTCTCGGGAAGTGCCTGCCATGACGTCTCCTGGTGATCGCGAGGGCTGCCGAGCAACCAGGATAGACAGGCGCCCGGCAGCCTCTCTAGCAGGTTGGAGGGGATTTGAAATCCTCGGCCATGCCCCGTGCCCCCCGGCCATCTTGCCAGGGCTGCGCTGCATGAAGCTTGATCTTAGCCTTCCCGGAGAGATCGCACGGGGGGAGGAATCAGCCCGCCAGCGCCTGCTCCAGATCGGCGATCAGATCCGCCGGGTCCTCCAGTCCAACCGAGAAGCGGAAGGTGCCGCTGCCTGTCCAGGCGCGGTAGGCTTCGGCCTGCGCGCCTTCCAGGTGGAAGGAGGAGCGCAGGATCTCCTCCGCCGGGATGTGGAAGAGCAGGCTCTGGGTCTTGCCGAGGGATACGGCGTAGGACACCACCCTGAGCTTCGCGGCAAGCTGCCGGGCCAGGGCCTTGTCATCCCCGGCGGTGAAGCTGACCATGCCGGAGAAGTTCCGCATCTGCCGCCGCGCCAGCTCGTGCTGCGGGTGGCTCTCCAGCCCGGGCCAGTAGACCCGGGCGATGCGCGGATGGCCTTCCAGATACCGGGCCACGGCGCGGGCATTGCTTTCATGCAGCGCCATGCGCGCGGGCAGGGTCTCCAGCCCGCGCAGGATCAGCCAGGCGGCGAAGGGGCTGATGGCGCCGCCGAGATGGATGAGTGCCTCCTTCCGCAGCGCGCCGATGGCTCCCGCCCGGCCGATGACGGCGCCGCCCAGGGCGTCGCCATGGCCGCAGGCATATTTCGTCAGGGAATGGATGACCCAGTCCGCACCCAGCGCCAGCGGGCGGGTTGCGATGGGGGTCGCCATGGTGGAATCGACCGAAAGCTCCGCCCCGTGCCGGTGCGCCAGCTCCGCCAGGGCGGCGATGTCGGACAGGCGCAGGATCGGGTTGGCCGGCGTCTCCACATGCAGCAGCCGCGTCTCCGGCCGGATGGCGGCGGCCACGGCGCCGAGGTCGGACATATCGACCGCCGTCACCGCCACGCCGAAGCGGGCCAGCGTCTCCTGCGCGAATTCGGCGATGCCGGCGTAGCAGACGTCGCTGACCAGCAGGTGTTCGCCTGGTGAAAGGCGGTGCAGCATCAGCCCGGTGGCGGCGGCCATGCCGCTGGCGAAGGCCACCGCCGCTTCGCCGCCTTCCAGCACCGCCAGCCGCTGCTCCAGCAGACTGATCGTCGGGTTGCCCCAGCGGGTATAGAAGGGCGGCGCCTCCGCCCCCAGTTCGGCCGCCGAGAAGCCGATGGCATCGGGGTCGGCGTGGAAGCTGGTGGCCGCGACCAGGGAAGGGGTCAGCGGCGTGCCCGGCTCACGCGCGGGGGCGGCGGCATGAATGGCCTGGGTTGCGGTTCGCATGGGGTCTCCTGCCGTTCCATGGTCCTGGGACTTCGATGGGTCAGCGGGCGGGCCGGCGCAAGAGGGGGAGAGGTCGGTGCGCGCGAGGCCGGATCTTCGTGCCTGAAGGGGCACCGGAGCCTGCCCATGCCGCAGTGCCACGCAGATTTGCGCGGCCTGCGGGCAGTCTCCGCCGGGTTGCGCTGCCCTCCGCCGGGTGCGGTGCGGTATGCTCAAGGCGGCGTGTGGCTTCGGCTCTGTTCCGGAGGATCTGACGCCAAAGGAGGCCAGGATGACTCAAATCATGGCGTCTCGCCGCCAGGTCTTGGGCGCCGTCATGGGCGGCGCCGTCTGGCTGGCGGGGCAGGGCGCCCACGCGCAGGGCACGGTCCAGCTGCTGAATGTCTCCTATGACCCGACGCGGGAGTTCTACCGCGCCTTCAATGCCGCCTTCGCCGCCCAGTGGAAGGCCCGCACGGGGCAGGCGGTGCGCGCCAATGCCTCCCATGGCGGCTCCGGCCGGCAGGCGCGGTCGGTGATCGACGGGCTGCAGGCCGATGTGGTGACGCTGGCCCTGGCCTATGACATCGACGCCATCGCCAAGGCCGGGCTGATGGCCGCCGACTGGCAGAGCCGCCTGCCGCAGAACAGCGCGCCCTATACCAGCACCATCGTCTTCCTGGTGCGGAAGGGGAACCCGAAGGGGCTGCGGGACTGGGGCGACCTGGTGAAGCCCGGCGTTTCCGTCATCACGCCCAATCCCAAGACCTCGGGCGGCGCGCGCTGGAGCTACCTGGCAGGATGGGCCTGGGCCCTGCGCCAGCCCGGCGGGTCGCCGGAGGCGGCGCAGGCCTATCTGACGCAGCTGTTCCGCAACGTTCCGGTGCTGGATACCGGGGCGCGCGGCTCCACCACCACCTTCGTGCAGCGCGCCCAGGGCGATGTGCTGCTGGCCTGGGAGAACGAGGCCCATCTGGCCTTCGCGGAGTTCGGCGCGGACAAGTTCGACATCGTCTATCCCTCCCTCTCCATCCTGGCCGAGCCGCCGGTGGCGGTGGTGGACCGCAACGTGGACCGGCGTGGCACCCGTGCGGTGGCGGAGGCCTATCTCCAGACCCTCTATGAGCCGGAAGGCCAGGCGCTGGCGGCGAGGCATTTCTACCGCCCGCGCGATGTCGCCGCCCTGGCCGCCGCCGGAGACCGCTTCCCGCCCCTGGAAATGGTAACCATCGACGACCCGGTCTTCGGCGGCTGGGCCAGGGCGCAGGCGATGCATTTCGATGATGGCGGCCTTTTCGACCGGATCTACCAGCCCGGACGATGAGCATCGCCCCCAGGCGGCACCAGCGGGACGCTCTGCCAGGCTTCTACCTCAGCCTCGGCGTGACCCTGCTCTGGCTCGGCGGCATCGTGCTGGTGCCACTGCTGGCGCTGCTGCTGCGGCCGCTGGAACTCGGGCCGCTCGGCTTCTGGAACTCCATCACCGAGCCGCGCGTGCTGGCGGCGCTGCGGCTCTCCTTCCTGGGTGCGCTGGCGGCCTCGCTGGTGAACCTGCCGCTGGGGCTGCTCGTGGCCTGGGTGCTGGTGCGCTACCGCTTCCCCGGCCGGAAGCTGCTGGACAGCATGGTGGACCTGCCCTTCGCCCTGCCGACCGCGGTCGCCGGGTTGGCGCTGACCGCGATCTACGCGCCCAATGGCTGGCTCGGCGCGCCGCTGGCTGCGCTGGGCATCAAGGTCGCCTATACGCCGCTGGGCGTCGGGCTCGCCATGGCCTTCGTCGGCCTGCCCTTCATCGTCCGCACGGTGGAGCCGGTGCTGCGCGACATGCCGCCCGAAGGCGAGGAGGCCGCCGCCACCCTGGGCGCCACCCGGGCGCAGACGCTCTGGCGGGTGGTGCTGCCCGCCCTGGCGCCAGCCCTGCTGGCCGGCTTCGCCATGGCCTCGGCCCGTGCGATCGGTGAATATGGCAGCGTCATCTTTATCGCCGGCAACATGCCGATGATCAGCGAGATCGCGCCGCTGCTGATCGTGGTGCGGCTGGAGCAGTTCGACTATGCCGGCGCGGCGGCGGTGGGCATCGCGATGCTGGCGCTGTCCTTCCTGCTGCTGCTGGCGCTGAACCTGGCGAACCGCCTGTGGCGCCGCGCGTGACGCCGCCTGCCTCCGAGCCCGCCTGGATGCGCCTGCTGCTGATCGCGCTGGCGGTGCTGCTGCTGGGCGTCTTCCTGCTGCTGCCGCTGGCCGCCGTCTTCACCGAGGCGCTGCGGCGTGGCTGGGTGCCGGTCTGGCAGACGCTCAGCGACCCCGATGCCATCGCCTCCATCCGCCTGACGCTGCTGGTGGCCGCCATCGCGGTGCCCGTGAATACCCTGGGCGGGCTGGCGGCGGCCTGGTGCATCGCCAAATTCCGCTTCCCCGGGCGGGCGCTGCTGCTGGCGCTGATCGAACTGCCCTTCTCCGTCTCGCCCGTCATTTCGGGGCTGGTCTGGGTGTTGCTCTTCGGCGCGCATGGCTGGCTTGGCCCCTGGCTGCAGGCGCATGACATCCAGATCGTTTTCGCCGTGCCGGGACTGGTGCTGGCGACGATCTTCGTCACCTTTCCCTTTGTGGCCCGCACGCTGATCCCGCTGATGCAGGAGCAGGGCCGTGCCTCAGAGGAAGCGGCGGCCACGCTGGGCGCCTCCGGCTGGCAGACCTTCCGCCGCGTCACCCTGCCGGAGATCCGCTGGGGCCTGCTCTCCGGCGTGCTGCTCTGCAATGCGCGCGCCATGGGGGAATTCGGCGCGGTCTCCGTCGTCTCCGGCCATATCAGGGGCGAGACGAACACGATGCCGCTGCATGTCGAGATTCTCTACAACGAATACCAGTTCGTCGGCGCTTTCACGATGGCTTCCGTGCTGGCGCTGCTGGCCCTGGTCACGCTGGGCGCCAAGACGCTGCTGGAGCGGGGAGAGGGCGGCGGCAGGAGCATTATCGCATGAGCGTGACCATCCGCCGCCTGGTGCGCCGCTTCGGCCCGATGGCCGCCCTGCGGGAGGTGGATCTGGCGACCCGGCCGGGTGAGTTCGTGGCGCTGCTCGGCCCCTCCGGTTCCGGCAAGACGACGCTGCTGCGCCTCCTGGCCGGGCTGGATTTCCCCGATGCCGGCGGGATCGAGATCGGCGGACAGGATGTGGCGCAGGTGCCGGCACGGGCGCGCGGTATCGGCTTCGTCTTCCAGAACTACGCGCTGTTCCGCCACATGACGGTCTTCGAGAATGTTGCCTTCGGCCTGCGCGTGCGCCCCCGCGCCACCCGCCCGCGGGCAGGTGAGATTGCCCAACGCGTGCGGCAGCTGCTGGAACGGATGCAAATCCCCGAGCTGGAGAAGCGCATGCCGGACCAGATTTCCGGCGGTCAGCGCCAGCGCGTGGCGCTGGCACGCGCCCTGGCCATCGAGCCGCGGC
This genomic window from Roseomonas marmotae contains:
- a CDS encoding ATPase domain-containing protein, with amino-acid sequence MAGTSRDQAGPAAPGPARITTGISGLDHVLGGGLTPNRLYLVEGTPGSGKTTLALQFLQAARMAGEPCLYITLSETQEELSAVVASHGMTLDGINVFELASAEVAFNADREMTLLHPWEVELGETVKRIIDEIERVKPTRVVFDSLSEMRLLAQDPLRYRRQILSLKQFFVGRKTTVLLLDDLTGGSGQQDLQLHSISHGVITLERLTLEFGAARRRLQVQKMRGAPFSAGYHDMAIRHGGLEVFPRLVAAEHHKPFSGEPLPSGLPELDALLGGGPLRGTCTLVNGPAGTGKTTLALQYVAAACARGERSVIFEFDERIGTLLSRAARQGMDLQLYIDQGLLLVRQIDPAEIAPGEFSGMIRHEVEVMGARLIVIDSLSGYEAAMPQEKHLVLQMHEILSYLNQQGVATLLINSQPGMIGTMTGALHVSYIADAVLLVRFFEAGGRVRKALSVLKNRGGSHEDSIRELRIDENGLRIGAPLTGFHGVLTGTPSYAGQTEPLLEERPQSA
- a CDS encoding trans-sulfuration enzyme family protein; translated protein: MRTATQAIHAAAPAREPGTPLTPSLVAATSFHADPDAIGFSAAELGAEAPPFYTRWGNPTISLLEQRLAVLEGGEAAVAFASGMAAATGLMLHRLSPGEHLLVSDVCYAGIAEFAQETLARFGVAVTAVDMSDLGAVAAAIRPETRLLHVETPANPILRLSDIAALAELAHRHGAELSVDSTMATPIATRPLALGADWVIHSLTKYACGHGDALGGAVIGRAGAIGALRKEALIHLGGAISPFAAWLILRGLETLPARMALHESNARAVARYLEGHPRIARVYWPGLESHPQHELARRQMRNFSGMVSFTAGDDKALARQLAAKLRVVSYAVSLGKTQSLLFHIPAEEILRSSFHLEGAQAEAYRAWTGSGTFRFSVGLEDPADLIADLEQALAG
- a CDS encoding sulfate ABC transporter substrate-binding protein; protein product: MASRRQVLGAVMGGAVWLAGQGAHAQGTVQLLNVSYDPTREFYRAFNAAFAAQWKARTGQAVRANASHGGSGRQARSVIDGLQADVVTLALAYDIDAIAKAGLMAADWQSRLPQNSAPYTSTIVFLVRKGNPKGLRDWGDLVKPGVSVITPNPKTSGGARWSYLAGWAWALRQPGGSPEAAQAYLTQLFRNVPVLDTGARGSTTTFVQRAQGDVLLAWENEAHLAFAEFGADKFDIVYPSLSILAEPPVAVVDRNVDRRGTRAVAEAYLQTLYEPEGQALAARHFYRPRDVAALAAAGDRFPPLEMVTIDDPVFGGWARAQAMHFDDGGLFDRIYQPGR
- the cysT gene encoding sulfate ABC transporter permease subunit CysT, producing the protein MSIAPRRHQRDALPGFYLSLGVTLLWLGGIVLVPLLALLLRPLELGPLGFWNSITEPRVLAALRLSFLGALAASLVNLPLGLLVAWVLVRYRFPGRKLLDSMVDLPFALPTAVAGLALTAIYAPNGWLGAPLAALGIKVAYTPLGVGLAMAFVGLPFIVRTVEPVLRDMPPEGEEAAATLGATRAQTLWRVVLPALAPALLAGFAMASARAIGEYGSVIFIAGNMPMISEIAPLLIVVRLEQFDYAGAAAVGIAMLALSFLLLLALNLANRLWRRA
- the cysW gene encoding sulfate ABC transporter permease subunit CysW, with amino-acid sequence MRLLLIALAVLLLGVFLLLPLAAVFTEALRRGWVPVWQTLSDPDAIASIRLTLLVAAIAVPVNTLGGLAAAWCIAKFRFPGRALLLALIELPFSVSPVISGLVWVLLFGAHGWLGPWLQAHDIQIVFAVPGLVLATIFVTFPFVARTLIPLMQEQGRASEEAAATLGASGWQTFRRVTLPEIRWGLLSGVLLCNARAMGEFGAVSVVSGHIRGETNTMPLHVEILYNEYQFVGAFTMASVLALLALVTLGAKTLLERGEGGGRSIIA